A single region of the Mycobacteriales bacterium genome encodes:
- a CDS encoding ABC transporter ATP-binding protein has protein sequence MSDTAVQVQDLSKRFRIYHERNQSLKAAVMRRGRASYEEFWALQDVSFDIPQGVTFGLIGENGSGKSTLLKCIARILTPDKGRVVTTGKVAALLELGSGFHPELSGRENVFLNGSILGLSKSQITARFDDIVGFAGLERFIDTPVKNYSSGMYVRLGFSVAINVDPDILLVDEVLAVGDESFQRRCAEKFSDFRRAGKTIVLVSHAMGQLRNMCDQVAWLEHGSVKEVGSPGNIVDDYVGEAHTERESVTVSEDSSEDAPHENRWGSGEARVDSFELLDAAGRPTRQVKTGDPVTVRLHWSAKEPVERPVFGVAVHSLEGIEVTGPNTRDAELVPEKIDGTGVVDLRVPRLLLLPGTYDLSAAIYDYTRQHPYDHRHRAYRFDVEPGMPREEHGLTSLGGTWKLDS, from the coding sequence GTGAGCGACACAGCGGTCCAGGTTCAGGACCTGTCCAAGCGGTTCCGGATCTACCACGAGCGCAACCAGTCGCTGAAGGCCGCGGTCATGCGCCGCGGCCGGGCCTCGTACGAGGAGTTCTGGGCGCTGCAGGACGTGAGCTTCGACATCCCGCAGGGCGTCACGTTCGGCCTCATCGGCGAGAACGGCTCGGGCAAGTCGACGCTGCTCAAGTGCATCGCCCGGATCCTGACCCCGGACAAGGGCCGGGTCGTCACCACCGGCAAGGTCGCGGCGTTGCTGGAGCTCGGCTCGGGCTTCCACCCGGAGCTGTCCGGCCGGGAGAACGTCTTCCTCAACGGCTCGATCCTGGGCCTGTCGAAGTCCCAGATCACCGCGCGGTTCGACGACATCGTCGGCTTCGCCGGGCTGGAGCGGTTCATCGACACCCCGGTCAAGAACTACTCCTCCGGCATGTACGTCCGGCTCGGCTTCTCCGTGGCGATCAACGTCGACCCGGACATCCTGCTGGTCGACGAGGTGCTGGCCGTCGGCGACGAGAGCTTCCAGCGCCGCTGCGCGGAGAAGTTCTCCGACTTCCGCCGGGCCGGCAAGACGATCGTGCTGGTCAGCCACGCGATGGGCCAGCTGCGCAACATGTGCGACCAGGTCGCCTGGCTGGAGCACGGCTCGGTCAAGGAGGTCGGCTCGCCCGGCAACATCGTCGACGACTACGTCGGCGAGGCCCACACCGAGCGCGAGTCGGTCACGGTCTCCGAGGACTCCTCCGAGGACGCCCCACACGAGAACCGCTGGGGCTCGGGCGAGGCCCGGGTCGACTCCTTCGAGCTGCTGGACGCGGCCGGCCGACCGACCAGGCAGGTCAAGACCGGCGACCCGGTCACGGTCCGGCTGCACTGGTCGGCCAAGGAGCCGGTCGAGCGGCCGGTGTTCGGCGTGGCGGTGCACTCGCTGGAGGGCATCGAGGTCACCGGCCCGAACACCCGCGACGCCGAGCTGGTCCCGGAGAAGATCGACGGCACCGGCGTGGTCGACCTGCGGGTGCCCCGGCTGCTGCTGCTGCCCGGCACGTACGACCTGTCCGCGGCGATCTACGACTACACCCGCCAGCACCCGTACGACCACCGGCACCGGGCGTACCGGTTCGACGTGGAGCCGGGCATGCCGCGGGAGGAGCACGGCCTGACCTCCCTCGGCGGCACCTGGAAGCTGGACTCGTGA
- a CDS encoding glycosyltransferase: MTRVVVATGDVLGDKIAGPAIRAWQIAEVLAAAGHEVQLVTILECDAASDRFTVRHVEDRDLRELAAWCDTLVFQGSLMHEHQWLRDSTKPLVVDVYDPFHLELLEQARDEGEQRRRDIVHNAVVVLNDQLRRGDFFLCASEKQRDLWIGSLAALGRVNTGTYDGDETLRKLIAVAPFGLDASPPARTGPGVKGVVDGIGPEDKLLLWGGGIYNWFDPLTLIRAVEVLSKERDDVRLFFMGLAHPNPRVPRMRMAVAAERLAAELDLLGRSVFFNQGWVPYAERANVLLDADLGVSTHLDHVETAYSFRTRLLDCLWAGLPQVATRGDSLAELIDAEGLGLTVPPGDVEALAAAIGRLLDEPALAADARAAARRVAADFTWATVLAPLLEFCADPHRAPDLLDPDLVGRMTPALPIVSHRPVGLRANAALARDYLRAGGPALVARKVGSRLRNMAASR; encoded by the coding sequence GTGACCCGCGTCGTCGTCGCGACCGGGGACGTGCTCGGGGACAAGATCGCGGGGCCGGCGATCCGGGCCTGGCAGATCGCCGAGGTCCTCGCCGCGGCCGGGCACGAGGTCCAGCTGGTCACGATCCTGGAGTGCGACGCGGCCAGCGACCGGTTCACGGTCCGGCACGTCGAGGACCGCGACCTGCGCGAGCTGGCGGCCTGGTGCGACACCCTGGTCTTCCAGGGCAGCCTCATGCACGAGCACCAGTGGCTCCGGGACTCGACGAAACCCCTGGTCGTGGACGTGTACGACCCGTTCCACCTGGAGCTGCTGGAGCAGGCCCGGGACGAGGGCGAGCAACGCCGGCGCGACATCGTGCACAACGCGGTCGTCGTGCTCAACGACCAGCTCCGCCGGGGCGACTTCTTCCTCTGCGCCAGCGAGAAGCAGCGCGACCTCTGGATCGGCTCGCTGGCCGCGCTCGGCCGGGTCAACACCGGCACGTACGACGGGGACGAGACGCTGCGCAAGCTCATCGCGGTGGCCCCGTTCGGGCTGGACGCGAGCCCGCCGGCCCGGACCGGCCCGGGCGTGAAGGGCGTGGTCGACGGGATCGGGCCGGAGGACAAGCTGCTGCTCTGGGGCGGCGGGATCTACAACTGGTTCGACCCGCTGACGCTGATCCGGGCGGTCGAGGTCCTCTCCAAGGAACGCGACGACGTCCGGCTGTTCTTCATGGGCCTGGCCCACCCCAACCCGCGGGTGCCGAGGATGCGGATGGCGGTCGCGGCCGAGCGGCTGGCGGCCGAGCTGGACCTGCTCGGCCGGTCGGTGTTCTTCAACCAGGGCTGGGTCCCCTACGCCGAGCGCGCGAACGTGCTGCTCGACGCCGACCTCGGGGTCTCCACCCACCTGGACCACGTCGAGACGGCGTACTCGTTCCGGACCCGGCTGCTGGACTGCCTCTGGGCCGGGCTGCCGCAGGTGGCGACCCGGGGCGACTCGCTGGCCGAGCTCATCGACGCCGAGGGGCTCGGGCTGACCGTCCCGCCGGGTGACGTCGAGGCGCTGGCCGCCGCGATCGGCCGGCTGCTGGACGAGCCGGCGCTGGCCGCGGATGCCCGGGCCGCGGCGCGGCGGGTGGCCGCGGACTTCACCTGGGCGACGGTGCTGGCCCCGCTGCTGGAGTTCTGCGCCGACCCGCACCGGGCCCCGGACCTGCTGGACCCCGACCTGGTCGGGCGGATGACGCCGGCCCTCCCGATCGTGTCGCACCGGCCGGTCGGGCTGCGCGCCAACGCCGCGCTGGCCAGGGACTACCTGCGCGCGGGCGGGCCGGCCCTGGTCGCCCGGAAGGTGGGCTCCCGCCTCCGGAACATGGCCGCGAGTCGTTAA
- a CDS encoding glycosyltransferase, translated as MEHLLRASFDQFARYVYLWRIRQDCFGEQPLRILDVGDPFGTIAPLFPADTTVSIDLYADHPHRENHTPLIGSGFELPFADASFDIVACHDVFEHLPADGRNAFVAEMMRVSKGPVLVLAPFADPRVARSELLVNGYFTARVGHSLPALDEHYDFGLPTMDTLTGYLDREQIDYRLHADGWLYHWVAFWALKTHLVAERREDDLHRVDAAFNTLLRVADRRGPHYRRAVVIRPPSPYPEDLPPVPGPAEPGDMDEDLEQLTDLALQMQRALPRGCDPFAPDSDLRAWIERHRGGELAAAGQPRGMEWPKVAEALAVALDAAQAEQPGPVDSPPTRDDDLELRSVAAVIVNLNSAEDMRTCLDSLLAQDYPGELLDIIVVDNASTDGSLELLAAEYPSVRVLPQATNTGFSPAVNTGARAAEAECLVLINNDARVEPDFVRELVRAYDPASGAVCVAAHIVNWDGTTLDFGEGAVNFYGMGQQLGYGTPIATAAIDDGKELLFACGGAMLVSRRVFLDSGGLDEDFFAYFEDVDFGWRLWVLGYRVVLAARAKAYHKMHGTSSRFPLHQRFLLYERNALRTIIKNYDDANLNATLAPSLLLLVKRALIRGGIPRSPYDIGGDGAVNESVPRLALAHLHAVGDVVDDLESLYERRAQIQRARKRADKDILPRFNRPLWPVLPERPYLEASATVTDIFGLDQLFSKSRAGTVLVISNDAIGDKMSGPAIRSWEIAKALGGVAEVTVAVPAPTDKTAPNVSFAVYEDPDSLTALAEAADVTLVQGYTVHRVPALAKVPTLLVVDLYDPWLFENLELHTGDPGADAALQFDAAVLNELIDAGDFFVCASERQRDYWLGLLSSRDRLTEGHYEIDRDLRLLIDVVPFGLPDHEPRHTKQVLKGVHPAIAKDDLVVLWGGGSWDWFDPVGAVEAFAEVVREVPNAKLYFLGFQLASANVKPMRVAEQTRRRVEELGLDKSVIFGDWAPYDEREAYLVEADVALSAARDLAETRLSFRTRVLDYLWAGLPIVATTGDVLSDLVTEEKLGLVVPPGDTRALATAMIRLLRSPALRAECTANSTTVAARFTWPSAVAPLRRVILEPWKWADARKLRPRHRELTEELRGLLADRNRLNGAYGVGKLRGRILFRDREFGSLDQYVAELEATVQHLDRRMEILRRTPVYTAFKAARRGRNWVRGHTPGH; from the coding sequence GTGGAACACCTCCTGCGGGCCAGCTTCGATCAGTTCGCCCGGTACGTCTACTTGTGGCGGATCCGTCAGGACTGCTTCGGCGAGCAGCCGCTGCGGATCCTGGACGTGGGCGACCCGTTCGGCACGATCGCGCCGCTGTTCCCCGCCGACACCACCGTGTCCATCGACCTGTACGCGGACCACCCCCACCGGGAGAACCACACCCCGCTGATCGGCTCCGGCTTCGAGCTGCCGTTCGCGGACGCGTCGTTCGACATCGTGGCCTGCCACGACGTGTTCGAGCACCTGCCGGCCGACGGCCGCAACGCGTTCGTGGCCGAGATGATGCGGGTGTCCAAGGGGCCGGTGCTGGTGCTGGCGCCGTTCGCGGACCCGCGGGTGGCCCGCAGCGAGCTGCTGGTCAACGGCTACTTCACCGCCCGGGTCGGGCACAGCCTGCCGGCCCTGGACGAACACTACGACTTCGGCCTGCCCACGATGGACACGCTGACCGGCTACCTGGACCGGGAGCAGATCGACTACCGGCTGCACGCGGACGGCTGGCTCTACCACTGGGTCGCGTTCTGGGCCCTGAAGACGCACCTGGTCGCGGAGCGGCGCGAGGACGACCTGCACCGGGTGGACGCGGCGTTCAACACGCTGCTGCGCGTCGCCGACCGGCGCGGGCCGCACTACCGGCGGGCCGTGGTGATCCGGCCCCCCTCGCCGTACCCGGAGGACCTGCCGCCGGTGCCGGGCCCGGCCGAGCCGGGCGACATGGACGAGGACCTCGAGCAGCTCACCGACCTGGCCCTGCAGATGCAGCGGGCGCTGCCGCGCGGCTGCGACCCGTTCGCGCCGGACTCGGACCTGCGGGCCTGGATCGAGCGGCACCGCGGCGGCGAGCTGGCCGCGGCCGGGCAGCCCCGGGGCATGGAGTGGCCGAAGGTGGCCGAGGCGCTCGCGGTCGCGCTGGACGCGGCCCAGGCCGAGCAGCCGGGGCCGGTCGACTCCCCCCCGACCCGCGACGACGACCTGGAGCTGCGCTCGGTCGCGGCGGTGATCGTGAACCTCAACAGCGCCGAGGACATGCGCACCTGCCTGGACTCGCTGCTGGCCCAGGACTACCCCGGCGAGCTGCTGGACATCATCGTGGTGGACAACGCCTCCACCGACGGGTCGCTGGAGCTGCTGGCGGCGGAGTACCCGTCGGTCCGGGTGCTGCCGCAGGCCACCAACACCGGCTTCTCCCCCGCGGTGAACACCGGCGCGCGGGCGGCCGAGGCCGAGTGCCTGGTGCTGATCAACAACGACGCCCGGGTCGAGCCGGACTTCGTCCGCGAGCTGGTCCGCGCGTACGACCCGGCCAGCGGGGCGGTCTGCGTGGCCGCGCACATCGTGAACTGGGACGGCACGACGCTGGACTTCGGCGAGGGCGCGGTCAACTTCTACGGGATGGGCCAGCAGCTCGGCTACGGCACCCCGATCGCCACCGCGGCCATCGACGACGGCAAGGAGCTGCTGTTCGCCTGCGGCGGCGCGATGCTGGTCAGCCGGCGGGTCTTCCTGGACTCCGGCGGCCTGGACGAGGACTTCTTCGCCTACTTCGAGGACGTCGACTTCGGCTGGCGGCTGTGGGTGCTCGGCTACCGGGTGGTGCTGGCGGCACGGGCCAAGGCGTACCACAAGATGCACGGGACCTCGTCCCGCTTCCCGCTGCACCAGCGCTTCCTGCTGTACGAGCGCAACGCGCTGCGCACGATCATCAAGAACTACGACGACGCCAACCTCAACGCGACGCTGGCGCCCTCGCTGCTGCTGCTGGTCAAGCGGGCGCTCATCCGCGGCGGCATCCCGCGCTCCCCGTACGACATCGGCGGCGACGGCGCGGTCAACGAGTCGGTGCCGCGGCTGGCGCTGGCCCACCTGCACGCGGTCGGCGACGTCGTCGACGACCTGGAGTCGCTCTACGAGCGCCGGGCCCAGATCCAGCGGGCCCGCAAGCGGGCCGACAAGGACATCCTGCCGCGGTTCAACCGGCCGCTGTGGCCGGTGCTGCCGGAGCGGCCCTACCTGGAGGCGTCGGCGACCGTCACCGACATCTTCGGGCTGGACCAGCTGTTCTCGAAGAGCCGCGCGGGCACGGTGCTGGTGATCAGCAACGACGCGATCGGCGACAAGATGAGCGGCCCGGCCATCCGGTCCTGGGAGATCGCCAAGGCGCTGGGCGGCGTGGCCGAGGTGACGGTCGCGGTGCCGGCGCCGACCGACAAGACCGCGCCGAACGTGAGCTTCGCGGTCTACGAGGACCCGGACTCGCTCACCGCGCTGGCCGAGGCGGCCGACGTCACGCTGGTGCAGGGCTACACCGTGCACCGGGTGCCGGCGCTGGCGAAGGTCCCGACCCTGCTCGTCGTCGACCTGTACGACCCCTGGCTGTTCGAGAACCTCGAGCTGCACACCGGGGACCCGGGCGCCGACGCCGCCCTGCAGTTCGACGCGGCCGTGCTCAACGAGCTCATCGACGCCGGCGACTTCTTCGTCTGCGCCTCCGAGCGGCAGCGCGACTACTGGCTCGGCCTGCTGTCCTCCCGGGACCGGCTCACCGAGGGCCACTACGAGATCGACCGCGACCTGCGGCTGCTCATCGACGTGGTGCCGTTCGGGCTGCCCGACCACGAGCCGCGGCACACCAAGCAGGTGCTCAAGGGCGTGCACCCCGCCATCGCCAAGGACGACCTGGTGGTGCTCTGGGGCGGCGGCAGCTGGGACTGGTTCGACCCGGTAGGCGCGGTCGAGGCGTTCGCCGAGGTGGTCCGCGAGGTGCCCAACGCCAAGCTCTACTTCCTCGGCTTCCAGCTGGCCAGCGCGAACGTCAAGCCGATGCGGGTGGCCGAGCAGACCCGGCGCCGGGTCGAGGAGCTCGGACTGGACAAGTCGGTGATCTTCGGCGACTGGGCTCCGTACGACGAGCGCGAGGCGTACCTGGTCGAGGCGGACGTGGCGCTGTCCGCGGCCCGCGACCTGGCCGAGACCCGGCTGTCGTTCCGGACCCGGGTGCTGGACTACCTCTGGGCCGGGCTGCCGATCGTGGCCACCACCGGCGACGTGCTCTCCGACCTGGTCACCGAGGAGAAGCTCGGCCTGGTCGTGCCGCCGGGCGACACCCGGGCGCTGGCCACCGCGATGATCCGGCTGCTCAGGTCGCCGGCGCTGCGGGCCGAGTGCACGGCCAACTCGACCACGGTCGCGGCCCGCTTCACCTGGCCGTCGGCGGTGGCGCCGCTGCGCCGGGTGATCCTGGAGCCGTGGAAGTGGGCCGACGCCCGCAAGCTGCGGCCGCGGCACCGGGAGCTGACCGAGGAGCTGCGCGGCCTGCTGGCCGATCGCAACCGGCTCAACGGCGCGTACGGGGTGGGCAAGCTGCGCGGCCGGATCCTGTTCCGGGACCGCGAGTTCGGCTCGCTCGACCAGTACGTGGCCGAGCTGGAGGCGACCGTCCAGCATCTGGACCGGCGGATGGAGATCCTCCGCCGGACCCCGGTCTACACCGCGTTCAAGGCCGCCCGGCGGGGCCGGAACTGGGTACGGGGACACACTCCCGGCCACTGA
- a CDS encoding VOC family protein, whose product MACRISELVVDCADPEALAAFWCEVLDYTVLLREDDGSVEIAPKAGFDGPQPTIVFGPAGGPKRGKLRLHFDVNATDRDQPAELERLLALGARPADVGQTGQESWHVLQDPEGNEFCLLRARVDPV is encoded by the coding sequence ATGGCGTGCAGGATCAGCGAGCTCGTGGTGGATTGCGCAGATCCCGAGGCCCTCGCCGCGTTCTGGTGCGAGGTGCTCGACTACACCGTGCTCCTGCGCGAGGACGACGGCAGCGTCGAGATCGCCCCGAAGGCCGGCTTCGACGGCCCACAGCCGACGATCGTGTTCGGCCCGGCCGGCGGGCCCAAGCGGGGAAAGCTGCGGCTGCACTTCGACGTGAACGCGACCGACCGGGACCAGCCCGCCGAGCTGGAACGGCTGCTCGCGCTCGGCGCCCGGCCGGCGGACGTCGGCCAGACCGGCCAGGAGTCGTGGCACGTCCTGCAGGACCCCGAGGGCAACGAGTTCTGCCTCCTGCGCGCCCGCGTCGACCCGGTCTGA
- a CDS encoding phosphatase PAP2 family protein, whose protein sequence is MARGVGAVDRAAFERVAAHHSPALDATLPPLTRAADHSTLWMVIGGALLATRRRRLHRAARHGLAAIAVASVAANQIGKRVLPRRRPVLDTVPVGRRPHRVPPSNSFPSGHAASAAAFATGVALEAPELALPLGLIAAAVGFSRVYTGVHYPGDVLAGTALGAGVALAQRRRTPDRTRPVEPQPPRPDGAGVVLVVDPRAGGGSAGRVAGLVRRELPAARILAPAPGDDLAALLRDADAEVLGVVGGDGTIGVAAAVAIERDLPLLVVPGGTVNHFAADLGLAGPADAIAALRAGTAVRADVGTVEDTVFVNTLSVGAYPEFVDVRARYQDRLGKPLAAVVAFVVVRRRNRPTQLAVAGTEGGALTVYAKP, encoded by the coding sequence GTGGCGCGGGGGGTGGGCGCGGTCGATCGGGCTGCGTTCGAGCGGGTGGCGGCGCACCACTCGCCCGCGCTGGACGCGACGCTGCCGCCGCTGACCCGGGCCGCGGACCACTCGACGCTCTGGATGGTGATCGGCGGCGCCCTGCTCGCCACCCGCCGCCGCCGCCTGCACCGCGCCGCCCGGCACGGCCTGGCCGCCATCGCGGTCGCCAGCGTCGCGGCCAACCAGATCGGCAAGCGGGTGCTGCCGCGCCGCCGGCCCGTGCTCGACACCGTCCCGGTCGGGCGCCGCCCGCACCGGGTCCCGCCGTCGAACTCGTTCCCGTCCGGGCACGCCGCCTCGGCCGCCGCGTTCGCGACCGGAGTCGCGCTGGAGGCGCCGGAGCTGGCCCTGCCGCTGGGGCTGATCGCGGCCGCGGTCGGCTTTTCCCGCGTCTACACCGGCGTGCACTACCCGGGCGACGTGCTGGCCGGGACCGCGCTCGGCGCCGGCGTCGCGCTGGCCCAGCGCCGGCGTACCCCGGACCGGACCCGTCCGGTCGAGCCCCAGCCGCCGCGTCCGGACGGCGCGGGCGTCGTCCTCGTGGTCGACCCGCGCGCCGGCGGCGGGTCGGCCGGCCGGGTCGCCGGGCTGGTCCGGCGCGAGCTGCCGGCCGCCCGGATCCTGGCGCCGGCGCCGGGCGACGACCTGGCCGCGCTGCTGCGGGACGCCGACGCCGAGGTGCTCGGAGTGGTCGGCGGCGATGGAACGATCGGCGTCGCGGCTGCGGTGGCGATCGAGCGGGACCTGCCGCTGCTGGTCGTCCCGGGCGGCACGGTCAACCACTTCGCCGCCGACCTCGGGCTGGCAGGGCCGGCCGACGCGATCGCCGCGCTGCGGGCCGGGACCGCGGTCCGCGCCGACGTCGGCACGGTCGAGGACACGGTGTTCGTCAACACGCTCAGCGTCGGGGCGTACCCGGAGTTCGTCGACGTCCGGGCCCGCTACCAGGACCGGCTGGGCAAGCCGCTGGCCGCGGTGGTCGCCTTCGTCGTGGTGCGGCGGCGGAACCGGCCGACGCAGCTGGCGGTGGCCGGGACCGAGGGCGGCGCCCTGACCGTCTACGCCAAGCCCTGA
- a CDS encoding aminoglycoside phosphotransferase family protein, with the protein MATVEVPETVRSTARAEGADDWLAGLPALVGRLERDWEITVGPAYEDATEAYVAAATLADGTPAVLKLLVRRGSGRHASEELTVLRLADGDGCVRLLRHDEDSGAMLLERLGPSMYRLGVPIEQRHEILCRVAMRLWRPAPDSGLRTGAEKARSLIRYVEGAWDRLGRPCSEAAVDQALEHAQRRAAAHDDERAVLLHGDVHQWNTLLIEGGSGTTDWKLVDPDGVLAEPEGDLGVLMREDPLELIQGDPRDRARWLARRTGTDPVAIWEWGTIERMANGLYGLETGLEQHGRDSLAAADRVASLTL; encoded by the coding sequence GTGGCGACGGTGGAGGTCCCGGAGACCGTACGGAGCACGGCCCGGGCCGAGGGCGCGGACGACTGGCTGGCCGGGCTGCCGGCATTGGTCGGGCGGCTGGAGCGGGACTGGGAGATCACGGTCGGCCCGGCGTACGAGGACGCGACCGAGGCGTACGTGGCCGCGGCGACGCTGGCCGACGGCACCCCGGCCGTGCTCAAGCTGCTGGTCCGGCGCGGCTCCGGCCGGCACGCCTCCGAGGAGCTCACCGTGCTCCGGCTGGCCGACGGCGACGGCTGCGTCCGGCTGCTGCGCCACGACGAGGACAGCGGCGCGATGCTGCTCGAGCGGCTCGGCCCGTCGATGTACCGGCTCGGCGTCCCGATCGAGCAGCGGCACGAGATCCTCTGCCGGGTCGCGATGCGGCTGTGGCGCCCGGCCCCGGACAGCGGCCTGCGGACCGGGGCGGAGAAGGCCCGCTCCCTGATCCGGTACGTCGAGGGCGCCTGGGACCGGCTCGGCCGGCCCTGCTCGGAGGCGGCCGTGGACCAGGCGCTGGAGCACGCGCAGCGGCGGGCCGCCGCGCACGACGACGAGCGCGCGGTCCTGCTGCACGGCGACGTGCACCAGTGGAACACCCTGCTCATAGAGGGCGGCTCCGGAACCACGGACTGGAAGCTGGTCGACCCGGACGGCGTGCTCGCCGAGCCGGAGGGCGACCTCGGCGTGCTCATGCGCGAGGACCCGCTCGAGCTGATCCAGGGCGACCCGCGCGACCGGGCCCGCTGGCTGGCGCGACGGACCGGCACCGACCCGGTGGCGATCTGGGAATGGGGCACCATCGAGCGGATGGCCAACGGGCTCTACGGCCTGGAGACCGGCCTGGAGCAGCACGGGCGCGACTCGCTGGCCGCGGCCGACCGGGTCGCTAGCCTCACCCTGTGA
- a CDS encoding class I SAM-dependent methyltransferase, with protein MTDPSVDQRRVFFDQLYVSGEQIPWDRAGAPQPLLASWAAEHAILGAGRTAVVVGCGLGGDAEFLARLGFVTTGFDFSGPAVEAARRLNPGSPVDYAVADLLDLPADWLGRYDLVLESLTVQSLPRSLRPRMVAAVRSLVAPGGSVLVIAAQRGVREERPTGPWPLSRAEVESFARDGFTTTRLEEPPGPDGLPRWRAEFHRS; from the coding sequence GTGACCGACCCGTCCGTCGACCAGCGCCGCGTCTTCTTCGACCAGCTGTATGTCAGCGGCGAGCAGATCCCCTGGGACCGCGCCGGCGCCCCGCAGCCGCTGCTCGCGTCCTGGGCGGCCGAGCACGCGATCCTCGGCGCCGGGCGGACGGCCGTGGTCGTGGGCTGCGGCCTCGGCGGCGACGCGGAGTTCCTGGCCCGGCTCGGGTTCGTCACCACCGGCTTCGACTTCTCCGGCCCGGCCGTCGAGGCGGCCCGCCGGCTGAACCCCGGCTCCCCGGTCGACTACGCCGTGGCCGACCTGCTCGACCTGCCCGCGGACTGGCTCGGCCGGTACGACCTGGTGCTGGAGAGCCTGACCGTCCAGTCCCTGCCGCGCTCGCTGCGGCCGCGGATGGTCGCGGCGGTCCGGTCGCTGGTCGCGCCGGGCGGGTCGGTGCTCGTGATCGCGGCCCAGCGGGGCGTCCGGGAGGAACGACCGACCGGTCCCTGGCCGCTGAGCCGGGCCGAGGTCGAATCCTTCGCCCGCGACGGCTTCACCACGACCCGCCTGGAAGAACCTCCCGGCCCGGACGGCCTCCCCCGCTGGCGCGCCGAGTTCCACCGCTCCTGA
- a CDS encoding methyltransferase domain-containing protein, with translation MGRLMLPAVVDCLACPYCGLGLSEVDGALRCGNGHSFDLARQGYATLLPAGARGPGGDDAAMVAARAGFLAAGHYAPLTQAVVAAVGPGASVLAGPVAGSAASGGVVLDVGAGTGQHLAALLDAAPAAVGLALDVSRYAARRAARAHPRIGAVVADAWAGLPVRTGAIAVVLDVFSPRNGAETARVLRPGGLLVVVTPGPDHLAGLVDVLGGLQVDQAKDSRLAATLQPHLTPVDRTEHRWELELSTTDAVRAVAMGPSARHLADLDARVAALPEPVRVTASIVVSRYRTGQ, from the coding sequence GTGGGCCGGCTGATGCTGCCGGCGGTGGTGGACTGCCTGGCCTGTCCGTACTGCGGTCTCGGGTTGTCCGAAGTGGACGGTGCGCTGCGGTGCGGGAACGGGCACTCGTTCGACCTGGCCCGGCAGGGCTACGCGACGCTGCTGCCGGCCGGGGCGCGCGGTCCCGGCGGGGACGACGCCGCGATGGTCGCGGCCCGCGCGGGCTTCCTCGCGGCCGGCCACTACGCGCCGCTGACGCAGGCGGTCGTCGCCGCGGTCGGCCCCGGCGCATCCGTGCTCGCCGGTCCCGTCGCCGGCTCGGCCGCCTCCGGCGGCGTCGTGCTCGACGTCGGGGCGGGAACGGGGCAGCACCTGGCGGCGCTGCTGGACGCGGCGCCGGCCGCGGTCGGTCTCGCCCTGGACGTCTCCCGGTACGCGGCCCGGCGCGCGGCCCGGGCCCATCCGCGGATCGGGGCGGTCGTCGCCGACGCCTGGGCCGGGCTGCCGGTGCGGACCGGGGCGATCGCGGTCGTGCTGGACGTGTTCTCGCCCCGCAACGGGGCCGAGACCGCGCGGGTGCTGCGTCCCGGCGGCCTGCTCGTCGTCGTCACGCCCGGGCCGGACCACCTGGCCGGGCTGGTCGACGTGCTCGGCGGGCTGCAGGTCGACCAGGCCAAGGACAGCCGGCTGGCGGCGACCCTGCAGCCGCATCTCACCCCGGTGGACCGCACCGAGCACCGGTGGGAGCTGGAACTGTCCACGACCGACGCCGTCCGGGCGGTCGCGATGGGGCCGTCCGCCCGGCACCTGGCGGACCTGGACGCCCGGGTCGCCGCGCTGCCGGAGCCGGTCCGGGTGACGGCCTCGATCGTGGTGAGCCGCTACCGGACTGGTCAGTGA